One genomic window of Pirellulales bacterium includes the following:
- the cls gene encoding cardiolipin synthase has protein sequence MPYPLFANSEMMAWLSESWVVLVAAGGFLLEFGCGIHAVLNKRDTRSAILWVGLIYLTPLIGAVLYILFGVNRIERKAKRLRSRKSYQRTFYKESRVPAEPSGENLPAAARHLESLVPLLDTLTEQPLLEGNNCRPLWGGKLAYAEMLAAIGDARDSINLCTYIFDNDLLGKQFIAALAAAVQRGVAVRVLIDDVGSRYSWPTVVGPLRAAGVQVECFMRTFLPTRFAYSNLRLHRKIMVIDGQTGFTGGMNIRAGTCGEDPHRCAPLEDLHFLCAGPVVGQLQEAFAEDWYFTTQEILDNERWFPEISPAGKMLARGAPSGPDEDRGELRTTLVAAITLAKQRIVIMTPYFLPDDTLIEALHVAVLRGVRVDIILPATNNLQLVQWACQGTLPLVLERDCRVWKTPGIFDHSKLLVVDGVWTLFGSANWDPRSLRLNFEFNVECYDETLVRELLVHADRRIAGAVRITRDALHRRQWLIKLRDGVARLFSPML, from the coding sequence ATGCCATACCCGCTTTTTGCCAACTCAGAGATGATGGCCTGGCTTTCCGAGTCGTGGGTGGTGCTCGTGGCGGCGGGGGGATTTTTATTAGAATTTGGGTGCGGCATTCACGCTGTCTTAAACAAGCGGGACACGCGCTCCGCGATCTTATGGGTGGGCCTGATTTATTTGACCCCCCTGATTGGCGCGGTGTTGTATATCTTGTTTGGCGTTAATCGGATCGAACGTAAAGCCAAACGCCTACGGTCGCGAAAATCATACCAGCGGACTTTTTATAAAGAATCGCGGGTACCCGCCGAACCCTCGGGAGAAAATCTTCCCGCCGCCGCGCGCCACCTGGAATCGCTGGTGCCGTTGTTAGACACACTCACGGAACAACCATTGTTAGAGGGAAACAACTGCCGGCCGTTGTGGGGAGGAAAGCTGGCCTATGCGGAAATGCTGGCGGCGATAGGCGACGCGCGCGATTCAATCAATCTATGCACCTATATTTTTGATAACGATCTTTTAGGAAAGCAGTTTATCGCCGCGCTAGCGGCGGCGGTGCAGCGCGGCGTGGCGGTCCGCGTGCTGATCGATGATGTGGGTTCGCGGTACAGTTGGCCTACCGTGGTGGGGCCCTTGCGCGCGGCAGGGGTGCAGGTCGAATGCTTTATGCGGACGTTCTTGCCGACGCGGTTTGCCTATAGCAATTTGCGCCTGCATCGCAAAATCATGGTTATCGACGGTCAAACGGGATTTACCGGCGGGATGAACATTCGCGCGGGGACCTGCGGCGAGGACCCGCACCGCTGCGCCCCGCTTGAGGATTTGCACTTTTTGTGCGCGGGGCCGGTGGTGGGACAACTGCAAGAGGCCTTTGCGGAGGACTGGTACTTCACCACGCAGGAAATATTAGACAATGAACGCTGGTTTCCCGAAATTTCACCGGCGGGAAAAATGCTGGCCCGCGGAGCTCCCTCGGGACCCGACGAGGACCGGGGCGAACTGCGCACCACGCTGGTCGCGGCGATCACCCTGGCTAAACAGCGTATCGTCATCATGACCCCGTATTTTCTGCCGGATGACACCTTGATCGAGGCCCTGCACGTCGCCGTCTTACGCGGCGTGCGGGTAGATATCATTTTGCCCGCCACCAATAATCTGCAATTGGTGCAATGGGCGTGCCAGGGGACTTTGCCGCTTGTCCTCGAGCGGGACTGCCGCGTCTGGAAAACGCCTGGCATCTTTGATCATTCCAAGCTACTGGTGGTGGATGGCGTGTGGACGTTGTTTGGCTCGGCAAATTGGGACCCGCGTAGCCTGCGGCTGAATTTTGAATTTAATGTGGAATGTTACGACGAAACACTTGTTCGCGAATTGTTGGTTCACGCGGATCGGCGAATCGCGGGGGCCGTGCGGATCACCCGGGACGCACTTCACAGGCGTCAGTGGCTGATAAAACTGCGGGACGGGGTCGCGCGGCTCTTTTCGCCGATGCTGTAG